TTATTCTTTCTTTTACCCACTCAAAACGTGAAAGAACCATTTTTTAAAAATTTTACTTGACATCACGGTTGCTTTAGGGGAGACGTCAAGGAGCTTTCGAACAAGCCAACAAAGTTAATCGAATGAATGCAACTTGGTATTACAGGAGGTTTTAATCATGATACGGGTAAGCACAGATAAATTAAATAAAGACGGCATGTTGGGAATTGAAGAAAATGGCCACAGTGTGCTGCTTGTGAAAGTTGGCAAGAATTATTTTGCCCTGGGGGATATCTGTCCGCACAGAAAGTGCAGGCTTCATACTGGGACGTTAAAGGGTTGTCCCTGCCACGGGGCAACGTTTGACATAGCCACAGGGCAACTTCAGACATGGTTTCAGAATTTTTCATCGGATTTGGTAAAACTCATCGGTATATCAGGTCTTATGAATATAAAGACCTATAAGTGCACGGTTAGTGGTAATGAAATTGTGATTGATATTTAAGAAAAGACCTTATATCAAGTAGCATTCATCGAAGTAATATTAAAACTAATTGCCTATGTAATTAACTCCGTTACTATCTGGATTCCAGCTTTCGCTCGGAATGACAGAAAAAAGAAAATCCTCCTTTTGTCATTCCCGCCTANNNNNNNNNNTCTTCTATGCATCTCCAGATGACAGAAAACTATCTGCCGGAGTTAACTGCATAAGCATTTTAATAATTATAAATATTGCCTTTTGAAAACGATACTTTTCTTGACCATTATCTTTTCTGATACTATAATTTCCCTAAAGACAATTT
This genomic window from Nitrospirae bacterium YQR-1 contains:
- a CDS encoding Rieske (2Fe-2S) protein; the protein is MIRVSTDKLNKDGMLGIEENGHSVLLVKVGKNYFALGDICPHRKCRLHTGTLKGCPCHGATFDIATGQLQTWFQNFSSDLVKLIGISGLMNIKTYKCTVSGNEIVIDI